ttttctctatattttaatTGCATAGACTTTTGAAAATGACAGACGATATGTTGCTGTTCCTGTTAAACTGTTAGCGTGTAATGAGAGAGTTATGAAATGTTTAGTCAATATCATGCGAGCCGGCACAGTCGAATTGGCAGAAGGATTCTTCGAATATAATTCTTTAATATTGAACAGTGCGTTTTGACTAAACATTATTCAAATGGaagttcttattttttttttcttttctttttcgatccaatttttaaaaaataattaaaaaaaaaataatcacaagCTGCTACATATCAATGGAGTCCGCGAAGAGCTAAGAGCAGCTGCAATGGTGAGACTGCTAATAAAATCCTTAGcattattaaactaatttttttttttaattttttttgtttaaatagttAAGGATCTTAATCTAAATGGTATGTCCAATGGTGAGACTGCTAATGGAATCcttaacaaagaaaaagaaaaaaagtagaATAAGTATACCTCTTGATAGCTCCATAACCATGACTTCCAACAACGAGAAGAGAAGCATGGTGTTTATCAATAACCTCGCATAAGACATTTCTTGCATCGCCTTCGAATACTTCAATCATTGCTCCTTTAGAAGATGCAGTACTATAACTCCAAGAAAGTAGATTAAGAATAGAGACACATGAAGATTACTTTGTACAATCGGTTGTATTGGTCAGCCTGCTTCCTACTCTTTCAAACAAGAACTCGGAAATCAGGACCCATACCACTTCCTAGAAGCAAACACCCAAAGTTAGCTACTGAAATGATGATGGAAATAACTAAGGAAAAAGGTAACTTATGAGTGTTAACGAGGATCCTTCTAAACACAACAGTTTATTTCAGTTTCATGTTTCGAAAACACATTCACTGCATATACATAGCAGATAATGATTATGATGTACACATTTACATAATCAAACTGTAATCATAGACACCTTACTGTGCTACAAACTATACAACTCCCATCGTCTCCATGTTCTTCATCCACCTGAGACTCAGATGGAACTTCTAAAACTGGTCTTGTCTCCTCTGGGATGAATCTCGCCCATCGTTTCTCCTTCACAAGTGCCAAGAACGGGTGCAAGCAGAACCCGAGAACAATGATCACACCGCTGATTAAAAACGTCTTAGCGGTGGCTAAAACCATCACAAGGATAAGAAGCAAAGAAGGAGGCAGGCAGAGCTCTGCTGTGACTAGAGCTTCGGGTATGCTCCAGATGAGAGGGAAGATGAGGAAGCCGAGAACGGCTAGGAGAGGACCGCCGCCTGATTTGACAGAGTCCTCCACACCAAAAGGGCCACCGGAGACTTCGTAGAAGATGAGGAATACGAGAGGCAAGAGTGTTAGCTTTGAACTTGGTTTCGTCTCTGCGATGTTTTCATCGTTTGCGATTATCTCTTCACCCATCaaacaagagagagatagagagtcCTGTGGGAGACAAACAAATAAAGATTGAAACTTTGGAGAGATTCTTCTATAATTTTAATCTGGATTAAGGAATCAAACAGAGCTCAACGATCAAGCTCGAGACACAAGTTGACAACTTTATTTAAACCCAATAAGAACAGATTACAATTCCCTATTTGGGTGCTACAAAAGAAGCAACTTTCCATCGAAATACATATGAAAGCTTACCTTTGATGTACGGATCGAACAACGACCAAGGGAGAGAGATTGAAGGAAGTGCAGACTCTTAAGCTTACAATTTTGATCAACCACAAGGGTCGAGAAGCGGAGAaccagagagaagaagaaacgagAATGacgactttttttttcttcacgaAACACAAACTCGCCAGGCTAGACGCCACGTCGATACGGACTCGAGTCCGTAAACCCCTTATTTAAGGATTGGTCCTTACCattccttctttttttaataatttccCACACGTGTTAACATATGTTAACGAGCTAAGGACTCGTCGTGAAACGCCGTTGCGGCTGGTCTAAGGACTCAACCTCATTTAGCTCTTGATTAGACTTTTGCCCTCTTTTTCCCCTTTGTTCGGATGTTTTGTGGTCCTTCCTCCCCCCTTAGCAACCTTTAAGGACGACTAATAATGTTGGCCTTAGAGAGTTGACGCATGTATAGTGTATACACATACATTATCATCGAATACGACAACAAGAAAAATATTCTAAGGTTAAAATGcggaatttttatttaaaaaaaaagagatacaaGAGAAATTTGCTGGTTAGTTGAACCATCTCCCTCGCTATTAGTGACCACATAAATCGGTAATCAAAGTGATGCTTAATATTATTGTTACGTCACTGAATCACTTTCTGGtataatacatttttgaaaatcacTTTCTAGTAATCCGTGCTGTGCTCAGAGTGAAATAACTgattagattatttattttaaattgtaataaaagATATGTAGTATATTTTTCAAGAGATGAGCATTCAAATATCTGTTCGGGTTTAGTTGATATATTCggattttggattttgatttttagagttagaaatttaaatatgattCGAATATTTACAACTTTGGTTTGAATGTAGTTTAGATTTGGTTCGAATCATTGCATGTTCAGTTCATGGTTCGAGTTTGGGTAccttttttaattatgtaattttttaaaaaatccaaatatatttaatcctcaaaatccaaaaataaaaataatataaatatgaaaatttaaataatataagactaaatacttaaatttacatatatatattttaatttaaatatttaaatggagaaaaaaatattttcagtattttgaatatattttattattttaggtattttcatattaattaatatcaaatagttataaaatttaaaagaactaagatatttaagtatataattgtGTTTTGG
Above is a window of Raphanus sativus cultivar WK10039 unplaced genomic scaffold, ASM80110v3 Scaffold1532, whole genome shotgun sequence DNA encoding:
- the LOC130504376 gene encoding probable polyamine transporter At3g19553 — encoded protein: MGEEIIANDENIAETKPSSKLTLLPLVFLIFYEVSGGPFGVEDSVKSGGGPLLAVLGFLIFPLIWSIPEALVTAELCLPPSLLLILVMVLATAKTFLISGVIIVLGFCLHPFLALVKEKRWARFIPEETRPVLEVPSESQVDEEHGDDGSCIVCSTVRCL